The following proteins are co-located in the Choristoneura fumiferana chromosome 23, NRCan_CFum_1, whole genome shotgun sequence genome:
- the Thor gene encoding eukaryotic translation initiation factor 4E binding protein thor, translated as MPDVYSSTPGGTLYSTTPGGTRIVYERSFMMSLRQSPISQTPPKCPLPAAMLKNPNAAGAQILTPQKNRSNSISFDESQETFSMDL; from the exons ATGCCTGATGTCTACTCCAGCACTCCTGGAGGCACTCTGTATTCCACCACACCTGGAG GAACCAGGATTGTCTACGAAAGGTCTTTTATGATGTCGCTCCGGCAGTCGCCAATCTCGCAGACACCTCCGAAGTGCCCGCTGCCCGCGGCCATGCTGAAGAATCCAAACGCCGCCGGCGCACAGATTTTGACGCCACAAAAGAACCGCTCGAACTCAATCTCCTTTGACGAGTCACAGGAAACCTTTAGTATGGATCTCTAG